CTTTCTGGATGGGGGCACATCTATGAGGGCTTCTGCCTCCTGGAACTTgatgggaaaaacaaggataAAACCCCACAAATACCTGAAAGAACAGCCCAGGAGGGGCTCGGGCCCCAACTTGGCTTGGACTGAAATAGGAGCACTGCACAAACCCAGGGCAGAGCTGTAACccatgcaggctgtgctggtgggtGGGTCTGTGCGGCAGAGCCAAATCTGCACAggcagctccctctgctgctcagctcctgcctctAAATGAGCAGAACAGGGAGCGTGCATCCACACTCACTGGGATGTGAAGGACTGCCATGCAGCAGTGCATTAGCATGGTGCTTTCTGTCTAGTTCCATTGGGGAAGCCACCTCTGCTCCCCCATCCCTTTGCTTCTCCTGTGTGCACAGGAGAGCTCAGCGGGGTCCAGGCAGGACAAGACCTTGGATAAGTGGTTCTCAGAGCATGGCTTTATTTGTAGCCTGGCTGAGCTTGGCAGTGAATCCCCCCACCCAACCCCATAAGGGCACAGGGAGCATCCATAAGGCAGCCAGAGATGTTCTCTTGAAGGCTGTGCAGCACCCAAACAGCCACCAAACTGCAGGGAGCAGCGGGCAGAAAACAGAGCGTGGAGATGAGAGCAGCTCAGATGCTGTAAAAGTCCACGTGTGCACCCGAGGTGAAGGTATTTTCCTCCAGAAGCCTCAGCAGCTTCTGGGCTGACACAGAACAGTCTATCAGCTTCCCACTCTCATGCAGGCTCTGGAATTGCTGACGCACCTCAGCATCTCCAGTCTTCGTGCGAGCCAAGAGCTGCATGTCTGTGTCCAGGGGACCTGGGGggagagcagaaaaggaaaggatgtGAGCTGAAAGCAAGATCTGGTGCTCGGTCCTCCAGGTGCAGGAGGAAAATCTCTCTTCCATTAAAACTCATAGGAATGAGGcgaggtgattgtccctctccaCTCTGCCAcgtgaggcctcatctgcagcactgcatccaggtctgggcccccagtacaagaaagacagggagctgttggagagggtccagaagagagccacagagatgagcagagggctggagcacctccctatgaagacaggctgagggagctgggcttgttcagcatggagaagaaaaggctgcggggtgacctcgttgcagcctgcagtacctaaagggagcctacagacaggaggggagtcagctctgtgaaagggtagataacagcaggataaggggaaatggtttgaagttgagggaggggagattgaggttggatgtgagggggaagttcttgacagagagagtggtgaggtgctggaacagctgcccagagaggctgtggatgcatctaggaggcattcaaggccaggttggatggggagcCTGGTCTAGTATTCAATATGGCaattggtggccctgcatgcagcagggggggttgaagctgatgatccctgaggtcacttccaagccaagccattctgtgaatgcATCCCCTTCCTCACCTGGAGAATAGTTGAGCACACGGATGTCAGGCTCCTCCTCTGCCAGCACACGGAACATCATATCCCGGGCAGCCTTCCCACTGCAGTACAGCACCCAGCTGCGGAAGGGCTGCAGGGCGCAGAGAGATGAGATGTTCACCactgtcctgctgcagcctggccgTGTCCCAAAGGCCTGCAGGGCGCTGCTGGTGAGGCAGAGAGCCGAGGTGATGTTGAAGGCGAAGTAGGCGTTGATCTCATTGGGATCGGTGAGGTTGAGGAAGGATTTGGAGATGTCGCCCAAGGAGCCTGGGGAAGGAGTGCAGATGAGGTTGGAGGAATTCAGTGTGGGTTTGGGACACCTGCATCCCCAAACAATGCCACGATGCTAACaaacatagaatcatcaaggttggaaaaggctcCTAAGATCCCCAACTCCAACCCATGCCCACTGATCACATCCCCAGTTGTCACATCTCCACGgatctggagcacctccagggttgATGACCCCCATCACTCCCTGGgcatctgtgccagtgcctgattGCTCTTTTCAAGACCAAAACCTAGCCTGATCTGACCCCCACCCAaaacctgaccctcccctggcacaacttgaggccatcacctctcatccctACCCATTTCATTAGAAACTCCCtttaagcactggaaggccacagcgAGATCACTGGGAGCCATCTCTTCTCTGGGCTTTTGCCccccagccagcactgctgctctgacaaAGCAAACAGCTCCCGACCTTCAGCCCCAAGTGCAACGTCCTCAGGGATCACCACGCTctcctgcttttcccttttcttctgaaCCAAGCCAGTGGAAGACCTGAGGTCTGATTCCTGTAGCAGCATTACCTACTGGGTTATCTGGTCTTACTTATAGCAATAATAGGCAAATAAAaggcacagcagccagcagacaAGAAAGCTTGCCCATAAAGCAAGGCTACAAGCATTTCCAAAGGATTGTGCTCGGCAGTGCGGGGCTGCAGGACCCACAGTCACCAACTTCCCCCTCCCACcgccctgccccacagccccgctGTTACCGGCGTTGTTGATGAGCAGCAGGCGGCCGGGCGGCCcgccaggcagcagctcccgcACGGCTCCCGTCGCCCTCCGCAACCCCTCCTCGGATCCCAGATCGGCGGCCACGCATTCCACCCGCAAACCAGGGCAGGAGTCCCGCAGCTCGGCCGCCAGTTGGGCCAGCGCTTCATCCGAGCGGgccaacagcaacagcagcgaATCTGGGCCGAGCCTCGGCGCCAACAACCGTGCCAGGCTGCGGCCGAAGCCTCTCGAGGCGCCCGTTAACACACACGAGGCCGCGGCCCAACGCCGCCGCTCCTCTCCCGACTCCGCTTCCATCCCGGAGCGTGGATCGAGGGCCGTGGGAACGCGCTGCTTACGTCATCGGCTCCATTCATCCCTCCCCCGCGCCATGAATGGCCGCTCCGAGAGCGCCGCCTCCTATTGGCTGACAGCGCGCTGTGACGTAAGGTGGAGGCGTGGCCAGAGCGGAGCGCCCGTCGCGCATATTAAGCGCGTTGTTCTGCGCCTGCAGCTCGGAATGACGGGGGATCTCCAGGCTTCCCTCCTCTATCGCCGTTTTTAGGACCTAACACCTAGACCAAGACTGCTTGTTTATTTGCAAGACTgattattatgattattttgtGCAGGAGAGTCTTGGATATAGAGTGGAAAGCTGCCGAGATGCTGTAGGGCTGCTCAGCATGGagcaggggaggctcaggggatCCCATCGTGGCCATGAATTCCTGTAGGGAGGTGCAAAGGCATGGAGCCGGCTCTGCTCAGCGGTGCCCAGAGGCACCGGGCACAG
The Lagopus muta isolate bLagMut1 chromosome 4, bLagMut1 primary, whole genome shotgun sequence genome window above contains:
- the SPR gene encoding sepiapterin reductase, encoding MEAESGEERRRWAAASCVLTGASRGFGRSLARLLAPRLGPDSLLLLLARSDEALAQLAAELRDSCPGLRVECVAADLGSEEGLRRATGAVRELLPGGPPGRLLLINNAGSLGDISKSFLNLTDPNEINAYFAFNITSALCLTSSALQAFGTRPGCSRTVVNISSLCALQPFRSWVLYCSGKAARDMMFRVLAEEEPDIRVLNYSPGPLDTDMQLLARTKTGDAEVRQQFQSLHESGKLIDCSVSAQKLLRLLEENTFTSGAHVDFYSI